A region from the Andrena cerasifolii isolate SP2316 chromosome 9, iyAndCera1_principal, whole genome shotgun sequence genome encodes:
- the Su(w[a]) gene encoding suppressor of white-apricot isoform X2, with product MAASKSQRWMVDSGILRKKNGEEEQQELLVFGYSCKLFRDDDKAKMIDQGKHLIPWMGDSTLKIDRYDGRGALGDLRIYEPPPGGFDQRTILTEDELKVEQLCDEERYRSLYNNDMEDSIYQEEEMKRLHQALDSENSENTYSHVAYNYNEEGNDSKVTCDDSQSPKQSEGSQEEDQTFVPPPELEIPEGISLPETQKLNAIITKTALFISRQGGQMEILIKAKQANNPQFSFLSIDGRLHQYYRYILDAIKSGKYNPEKQPEKEESEPEEGSSDQDDEPYLHPSLAPSFTKIEAAPSIPSIQYKPSADCAYSMLVNKITGKPPPSKAPQVPEPPVQPVATPIGYYHPVPGQVYTPYPTQMQYSHGPVVYGPNGQMQSAGQLVPVNMPSSASDATATHPSTIEAPSPLVPYGSTPQKQLSRPSFIVPPADVQIIIDKMASYVAKNGRDFEAIVKNKGDPRFNFLELSHQYHGYYAHKLTIYEGAINPKVLTEEELLQKQEPLEEKQKKLEELQKKQQRMEEVQKRVKMIQAKKKCDTRAKQVTTGAKQITTVSFSIKKPKDGETGVIEKRNALPLEESDEELENESKDTNSKPSSPQNSNEQNSLAAGADKDGSRAEKKSKNEEKELVDLTDEILEDCQKEIRHKQAEDRIKDKLVAAARDKLAATSRERQLQLERKKKAAAFLSQIQSSTLSKSSGTGSQGMRKDDSDEVHSVPSPTPSPALDDTKPCDWRTGGNSLMDRLKSADLTGKRSRPRSRSPSGSRSHMDRQKFHKKHKKKKSSHRSHDSPSSSRSHRSKKSKKSSSKHRSRSRSPSRRHHHSARRKGSNSSYSDSSSP from the exons ATGGCGGCTTCGAAAAGTCAGCGTTGGATGGTAGATTCGGGGATTCTACGTAAAAAGAATGGAGAAGAGGAGCAACAGGAGCTGTTGGTGTTTGGATATAGCTGCAAATTATTTCGAGATGATGACAAGGCGAAAATGATTGATCAAGGAAAGCATTTGATACCATGGATGGGGGATAGCACGTTGAAGATAGACAG ATACGATGGACGCGGAGCACTGGGGGACTTAAGGATATACGAACCACCGCCGGGTGGTTTCGATCAGCGTACTATCCTTACGGAGGACGAGCTGAAAGTGGAACAACTGTGCGACGAGGAACGGTATCGGTCTCTCTATAACAATGACATGGAAGACTCTATATACCAAG AAGAAGAAATGAAAAGGCTACATCAAGCTCTGGATTCGGAGAACTCGGAGAACACGTACAGTCACGTGGCGTATAATTATAACGAGGAAGGAAACGATTCGAAAGTGACGTGCGACGATTCTCAAAgcccaaagcaatcggaaggcTCCCAAGAAGAGGATCAAACATTCGTGCCGCCTCCTGAACTGGAGATTCCGGAGGGTATTTCGCTG CCGGAGACACAGAAACTGAATGCGATCATAACGAAAACGGCGTTGTTCATAAGTCGTCAAGGGGGCCAAATGGAGATTTTGATTAAAGCGAAGCAGGCGAACAATCCGCAGTTTTCGTTTCTGTCGATAGACGGACGGCTACACCAGTATTACAGATACATACTGGACGCGATCAAGAGCGGAAAATACAATCCCGAAAAGCAGCCCGAGAAGGAAGAATCCG AACCCGAAGAAGGATCGTCGGATCAGGATGACGAGCCCTATCTTCATCCGAGTCTTGCGCCATCGTTCACCAAAATAGAAGCG GCTCCCAGTATTCCCAGTATACAATACAAACCATCTGCGGATTGTGCTTACTCGATGCTCGTGAATAAAATCACTGGGAAACCGCCGCCTTCCAAGGCACCTCAAGTCCCCGAGCCTCCCGTTCAGCCGGTGGCCACACCCATCGGGTACTATCATCCCGTACCGGGGCAG GTTTACACTCCTTATCCCACGCAGATGCAATACTCTCACGGTCCAGTGGTGTACGGCCCGAACGGACAAATGCAGTCGGCAGGTCAGCTGGTGCCCGTAAACATGCCGTCCTCCGCGAGCGATGCGACCGCAACGCATCCCTCGACCATCGAGGCACCCTCGCCATTGGTGCCCTACGGGTCTACGCCTCAGAAGCAGCTGAGCAGGCCTTCGTTCATCGTGCCACCGGCGGACGTTCAAATAATCATCGACAAGATGGCCAGCTACGTGGCGAAGAACGGCAGGGACTTCGAGGCGATCGTGAAGAACAAGGGCGACCCGAGATTCAACTTCCTCGAGCTCTCGCACCAGTATCACGGCTACTACGCGCACAAGTTGACGATATACGAGGGCGCCATAAACCCAAAGGTACTGACGGAGGAGGAGCTGCTGCAGAAGCAGGAGCCGCTGGAGGAGAAGCAGAAGAAGCTGGAGGAATTGCAGAAGAAGCAGCAGAGGATGGAGGAGGTGCAGAAGCGGGTGAAGATGATACAGGCCAAGAAGAAGTGCGACACGAGGGCGAAGCAAGTAACGACAGGTGCGAAGCAGATCACCACCGTGTCATTTTCCATTAAGAAGCCGAAGGACGGGGAAACAGGAGTGATCGAGAAGCGGAACGCGCTCCCGTTGGAGGAGAGCGACGAGGAGCTGGAGAACGAGAGCAAAGACACTAATTCAAAGCCGAGCTCGCCGCAAAACAGCAACGAGCAGAACTCGTTGGCCGCTGGGGCAGATAAGGATGGATCGAGGGCGGAGAAGAAATCGAAGAACGAGGAGAAGGAGCTGGTGGACCTCACGGACGAGATTCTAGAAGACTGCCAGAAGGAGATCAGGCACAAGCAGGCGGAGGATAGGATCAAGGACAAACTAGTCGCAGCAGCGCGGGATAAATTGGCCGCCACGTCCAGGGAGAGGCAGCTGCAGCtggagaggaagaagaaagcAGCGGCGTTCCTGAGCCAGATACAATCCTCCACGCTGTCGAAATCCAGCGGGACGGGCAGTCAGGGGATGCGGAAGGACGACTCGGACGAAGTGCATTCGGTTCCATCGCCGACGCCCTCGCCGGCTCTCGACGACACGAAACCTTGCGACTGGAGGACCGGCGGCAACTCGTTGATGGACCGATTGAAGAGCGCCGACCTTACTGGTAAGAGATCTAGACCGCGATCGAGAAGTCCCAGCGGCAGTCGAAGCCACATGGATAGGCAAAAGTTTCACAAGAAgcacaaaaagaagaaaagctcTCACAGAAG CCACGACAGCCCGAGCAGCTCCCGATCGCATCGATCCAAGAAGAGCAAGAAATCTTCGTCGAAGCACAGATCTCGGTCACGGTCACCGTCCCGCAGGCATCACCACAGCGCGCGGCGGAAGGGGAGCAACTCCTCCTATTCGGACTCCAGTTCGCCCTGA
- the Su(w[a]) gene encoding suppressor of white-apricot isoform X1, protein MAASKSQRWMVDSGILRKKNGEEEQQELLVFGYSCKLFRDDDKAKMIDQGKHLIPWMGDSTLKIDRYDGRGALGDLRIYEPPPGGFDQRTILTEDELKVEQLCDEERYRSLYNNDMEDSIYQEEEMKRLHQALDSENSENTYSHVAYNYNEEGNDSKVTCDDSQSPKQSEGSQEEDQTFVPPPELEIPEGISLPETQKLNAIITKTALFISRQGGQMEILIKAKQANNPQFSFLSIDGRLHQYYRYILDAIKSGKYNPEKQPEKEESEPEEGSSDQDDEPYLHPSLAPSFTKIEAAPSIPSIQYKPSADCAYSMLVNKITGKPPPSKAPQVPEPPVQPVATPIGYYHPVPGQVYTPYPTQMQYSHGPVVYGPNGQMQSAGQLVPVNMPSSASDATATHPSTIEAPSPLVPYGSTPQKQLSRPSFIVPPADVQIIIDKMASYVAKNGRDFEAIVKNKGDPRFNFLELSHQYHGYYAHKLTIYEGAINPKVLTEEELLQKQEPLEEKQKKLEELQKKQQRMEEVQKRVKMIQAKKKCDTRAKQVTTGAKQITTVSFSIKKPKDGETGVIEKRNALPLEESDEELENESKDTNSKPSSPQNSNEQNSLAAGADKDGSRAEKKSKNEEKELVDLTDEILEDCQKEIRHKQAEDRIKDKLVAAARDKLAATSRERQLQLERKKKAAAFLSQIQSSTLSKSSGTGSQGMRKDDSDEVHSVPSPTPSPALDDTKPCDWRTGGNSLMDRLKSADLTGKRSRPRSRSPSGSRSHMDRQKFHKKHKKKKSSHRSSHDSPSSSRSHRSKKSKKSSSKHRSRSRSPSRRHHHSARRKGSNSSYSDSSSP, encoded by the exons ATGGCGGCTTCGAAAAGTCAGCGTTGGATGGTAGATTCGGGGATTCTACGTAAAAAGAATGGAGAAGAGGAGCAACAGGAGCTGTTGGTGTTTGGATATAGCTGCAAATTATTTCGAGATGATGACAAGGCGAAAATGATTGATCAAGGAAAGCATTTGATACCATGGATGGGGGATAGCACGTTGAAGATAGACAG ATACGATGGACGCGGAGCACTGGGGGACTTAAGGATATACGAACCACCGCCGGGTGGTTTCGATCAGCGTACTATCCTTACGGAGGACGAGCTGAAAGTGGAACAACTGTGCGACGAGGAACGGTATCGGTCTCTCTATAACAATGACATGGAAGACTCTATATACCAAG AAGAAGAAATGAAAAGGCTACATCAAGCTCTGGATTCGGAGAACTCGGAGAACACGTACAGTCACGTGGCGTATAATTATAACGAGGAAGGAAACGATTCGAAAGTGACGTGCGACGATTCTCAAAgcccaaagcaatcggaaggcTCCCAAGAAGAGGATCAAACATTCGTGCCGCCTCCTGAACTGGAGATTCCGGAGGGTATTTCGCTG CCGGAGACACAGAAACTGAATGCGATCATAACGAAAACGGCGTTGTTCATAAGTCGTCAAGGGGGCCAAATGGAGATTTTGATTAAAGCGAAGCAGGCGAACAATCCGCAGTTTTCGTTTCTGTCGATAGACGGACGGCTACACCAGTATTACAGATACATACTGGACGCGATCAAGAGCGGAAAATACAATCCCGAAAAGCAGCCCGAGAAGGAAGAATCCG AACCCGAAGAAGGATCGTCGGATCAGGATGACGAGCCCTATCTTCATCCGAGTCTTGCGCCATCGTTCACCAAAATAGAAGCG GCTCCCAGTATTCCCAGTATACAATACAAACCATCTGCGGATTGTGCTTACTCGATGCTCGTGAATAAAATCACTGGGAAACCGCCGCCTTCCAAGGCACCTCAAGTCCCCGAGCCTCCCGTTCAGCCGGTGGCCACACCCATCGGGTACTATCATCCCGTACCGGGGCAG GTTTACACTCCTTATCCCACGCAGATGCAATACTCTCACGGTCCAGTGGTGTACGGCCCGAACGGACAAATGCAGTCGGCAGGTCAGCTGGTGCCCGTAAACATGCCGTCCTCCGCGAGCGATGCGACCGCAACGCATCCCTCGACCATCGAGGCACCCTCGCCATTGGTGCCCTACGGGTCTACGCCTCAGAAGCAGCTGAGCAGGCCTTCGTTCATCGTGCCACCGGCGGACGTTCAAATAATCATCGACAAGATGGCCAGCTACGTGGCGAAGAACGGCAGGGACTTCGAGGCGATCGTGAAGAACAAGGGCGACCCGAGATTCAACTTCCTCGAGCTCTCGCACCAGTATCACGGCTACTACGCGCACAAGTTGACGATATACGAGGGCGCCATAAACCCAAAGGTACTGACGGAGGAGGAGCTGCTGCAGAAGCAGGAGCCGCTGGAGGAGAAGCAGAAGAAGCTGGAGGAATTGCAGAAGAAGCAGCAGAGGATGGAGGAGGTGCAGAAGCGGGTGAAGATGATACAGGCCAAGAAGAAGTGCGACACGAGGGCGAAGCAAGTAACGACAGGTGCGAAGCAGATCACCACCGTGTCATTTTCCATTAAGAAGCCGAAGGACGGGGAAACAGGAGTGATCGAGAAGCGGAACGCGCTCCCGTTGGAGGAGAGCGACGAGGAGCTGGAGAACGAGAGCAAAGACACTAATTCAAAGCCGAGCTCGCCGCAAAACAGCAACGAGCAGAACTCGTTGGCCGCTGGGGCAGATAAGGATGGATCGAGGGCGGAGAAGAAATCGAAGAACGAGGAGAAGGAGCTGGTGGACCTCACGGACGAGATTCTAGAAGACTGCCAGAAGGAGATCAGGCACAAGCAGGCGGAGGATAGGATCAAGGACAAACTAGTCGCAGCAGCGCGGGATAAATTGGCCGCCACGTCCAGGGAGAGGCAGCTGCAGCtggagaggaagaagaaagcAGCGGCGTTCCTGAGCCAGATACAATCCTCCACGCTGTCGAAATCCAGCGGGACGGGCAGTCAGGGGATGCGGAAGGACGACTCGGACGAAGTGCATTCGGTTCCATCGCCGACGCCCTCGCCGGCTCTCGACGACACGAAACCTTGCGACTGGAGGACCGGCGGCAACTCGTTGATGGACCGATTGAAGAGCGCCGACCTTACTGGTAAGAGATCTAGACCGCGATCGAGAAGTCCCAGCGGCAGTCGAAGCCACATGGATAGGCAAAAGTTTCACAAGAAgcacaaaaagaagaaaagctcTCACAGAAG CAGCCACGACAGCCCGAGCAGCTCCCGATCGCATCGATCCAAGAAGAGCAAGAAATCTTCGTCGAAGCACAGATCTCGGTCACGGTCACCGTCCCGCAGGCATCACCACAGCGCGCGGCGGAAGGGGAGCAACTCCTCCTATTCGGACTCCAGTTCGCCCTGA
- the Su(w[a]) gene encoding suppressor of white-apricot isoform X3, whose translation MADRRHSSKVRHSVERQTAADGCRHYNRSARYDGRGALGDLRIYEPPPGGFDQRTILTEDELKVEQLCDEERYRSLYNNDMEDSIYQEEEMKRLHQALDSENSENTYSHVAYNYNEEGNDSKVTCDDSQSPKQSEGSQEEDQTFVPPPELEIPEGISLPETQKLNAIITKTALFISRQGGQMEILIKAKQANNPQFSFLSIDGRLHQYYRYILDAIKSGKYNPEKQPEKEESEPEEGSSDQDDEPYLHPSLAPSFTKIEAAPSIPSIQYKPSADCAYSMLVNKITGKPPPSKAPQVPEPPVQPVATPIGYYHPVPGQVYTPYPTQMQYSHGPVVYGPNGQMQSAGQLVPVNMPSSASDATATHPSTIEAPSPLVPYGSTPQKQLSRPSFIVPPADVQIIIDKMASYVAKNGRDFEAIVKNKGDPRFNFLELSHQYHGYYAHKLTIYEGAINPKVLTEEELLQKQEPLEEKQKKLEELQKKQQRMEEVQKRVKMIQAKKKCDTRAKQVTTGAKQITTVSFSIKKPKDGETGVIEKRNALPLEESDEELENESKDTNSKPSSPQNSNEQNSLAAGADKDGSRAEKKSKNEEKELVDLTDEILEDCQKEIRHKQAEDRIKDKLVAAARDKLAATSRERQLQLERKKKAAAFLSQIQSSTLSKSSGTGSQGMRKDDSDEVHSVPSPTPSPALDDTKPCDWRTGGNSLMDRLKSADLTGKRSRPRSRSPSGSRSHMDRQKFHKKHKKKKSSHRSSHDSPSSSRSHRSKKSKKSSSKHRSRSRSPSRRHHHSARRKGSNSSYSDSSSP comes from the exons ATGGCTGACCGTCGGCACAGCAGCAAGGTGAGACACAGCGTAGAGAGACAGACAGCAGCTGACGGTTGTAGGCACTACAATCGTTCAGCACG ATACGATGGACGCGGAGCACTGGGGGACTTAAGGATATACGAACCACCGCCGGGTGGTTTCGATCAGCGTACTATCCTTACGGAGGACGAGCTGAAAGTGGAACAACTGTGCGACGAGGAACGGTATCGGTCTCTCTATAACAATGACATGGAAGACTCTATATACCAAG AAGAAGAAATGAAAAGGCTACATCAAGCTCTGGATTCGGAGAACTCGGAGAACACGTACAGTCACGTGGCGTATAATTATAACGAGGAAGGAAACGATTCGAAAGTGACGTGCGACGATTCTCAAAgcccaaagcaatcggaaggcTCCCAAGAAGAGGATCAAACATTCGTGCCGCCTCCTGAACTGGAGATTCCGGAGGGTATTTCGCTG CCGGAGACACAGAAACTGAATGCGATCATAACGAAAACGGCGTTGTTCATAAGTCGTCAAGGGGGCCAAATGGAGATTTTGATTAAAGCGAAGCAGGCGAACAATCCGCAGTTTTCGTTTCTGTCGATAGACGGACGGCTACACCAGTATTACAGATACATACTGGACGCGATCAAGAGCGGAAAATACAATCCCGAAAAGCAGCCCGAGAAGGAAGAATCCG AACCCGAAGAAGGATCGTCGGATCAGGATGACGAGCCCTATCTTCATCCGAGTCTTGCGCCATCGTTCACCAAAATAGAAGCG GCTCCCAGTATTCCCAGTATACAATACAAACCATCTGCGGATTGTGCTTACTCGATGCTCGTGAATAAAATCACTGGGAAACCGCCGCCTTCCAAGGCACCTCAAGTCCCCGAGCCTCCCGTTCAGCCGGTGGCCACACCCATCGGGTACTATCATCCCGTACCGGGGCAG GTTTACACTCCTTATCCCACGCAGATGCAATACTCTCACGGTCCAGTGGTGTACGGCCCGAACGGACAAATGCAGTCGGCAGGTCAGCTGGTGCCCGTAAACATGCCGTCCTCCGCGAGCGATGCGACCGCAACGCATCCCTCGACCATCGAGGCACCCTCGCCATTGGTGCCCTACGGGTCTACGCCTCAGAAGCAGCTGAGCAGGCCTTCGTTCATCGTGCCACCGGCGGACGTTCAAATAATCATCGACAAGATGGCCAGCTACGTGGCGAAGAACGGCAGGGACTTCGAGGCGATCGTGAAGAACAAGGGCGACCCGAGATTCAACTTCCTCGAGCTCTCGCACCAGTATCACGGCTACTACGCGCACAAGTTGACGATATACGAGGGCGCCATAAACCCAAAGGTACTGACGGAGGAGGAGCTGCTGCAGAAGCAGGAGCCGCTGGAGGAGAAGCAGAAGAAGCTGGAGGAATTGCAGAAGAAGCAGCAGAGGATGGAGGAGGTGCAGAAGCGGGTGAAGATGATACAGGCCAAGAAGAAGTGCGACACGAGGGCGAAGCAAGTAACGACAGGTGCGAAGCAGATCACCACCGTGTCATTTTCCATTAAGAAGCCGAAGGACGGGGAAACAGGAGTGATCGAGAAGCGGAACGCGCTCCCGTTGGAGGAGAGCGACGAGGAGCTGGAGAACGAGAGCAAAGACACTAATTCAAAGCCGAGCTCGCCGCAAAACAGCAACGAGCAGAACTCGTTGGCCGCTGGGGCAGATAAGGATGGATCGAGGGCGGAGAAGAAATCGAAGAACGAGGAGAAGGAGCTGGTGGACCTCACGGACGAGATTCTAGAAGACTGCCAGAAGGAGATCAGGCACAAGCAGGCGGAGGATAGGATCAAGGACAAACTAGTCGCAGCAGCGCGGGATAAATTGGCCGCCACGTCCAGGGAGAGGCAGCTGCAGCtggagaggaagaagaaagcAGCGGCGTTCCTGAGCCAGATACAATCCTCCACGCTGTCGAAATCCAGCGGGACGGGCAGTCAGGGGATGCGGAAGGACGACTCGGACGAAGTGCATTCGGTTCCATCGCCGACGCCCTCGCCGGCTCTCGACGACACGAAACCTTGCGACTGGAGGACCGGCGGCAACTCGTTGATGGACCGATTGAAGAGCGCCGACCTTACTGGTAAGAGATCTAGACCGCGATCGAGAAGTCCCAGCGGCAGTCGAAGCCACATGGATAGGCAAAAGTTTCACAAGAAgcacaaaaagaagaaaagctcTCACAGAAG CAGCCACGACAGCCCGAGCAGCTCCCGATCGCATCGATCCAAGAAGAGCAAGAAATCTTCGTCGAAGCACAGATCTCGGTCACGGTCACCGTCCCGCAGGCATCACCACAGCGCGCGGCGGAAGGGGAGCAACTCCTCCTATTCGGACTCCAGTTCGCCCTGA
- the Su(w[a]) gene encoding suppressor of white-apricot isoform X4, producing MEDSIYQEEEMKRLHQALDSENSENTYSHVAYNYNEEGNDSKVTCDDSQSPKQSEGSQEEDQTFVPPPELEIPEGISLPETQKLNAIITKTALFISRQGGQMEILIKAKQANNPQFSFLSIDGRLHQYYRYILDAIKSGKYNPEKQPEKEESEPEEGSSDQDDEPYLHPSLAPSFTKIEAAPSIPSIQYKPSADCAYSMLVNKITGKPPPSKAPQVPEPPVQPVATPIGYYHPVPGQVYTPYPTQMQYSHGPVVYGPNGQMQSAGQLVPVNMPSSASDATATHPSTIEAPSPLVPYGSTPQKQLSRPSFIVPPADVQIIIDKMASYVAKNGRDFEAIVKNKGDPRFNFLELSHQYHGYYAHKLTIYEGAINPKVLTEEELLQKQEPLEEKQKKLEELQKKQQRMEEVQKRVKMIQAKKKCDTRAKQVTTGAKQITTVSFSIKKPKDGETGVIEKRNALPLEESDEELENESKDTNSKPSSPQNSNEQNSLAAGADKDGSRAEKKSKNEEKELVDLTDEILEDCQKEIRHKQAEDRIKDKLVAAARDKLAATSRERQLQLERKKKAAAFLSQIQSSTLSKSSGTGSQGMRKDDSDEVHSVPSPTPSPALDDTKPCDWRTGGNSLMDRLKSADLTGKRSRPRSRSPSGSRSHMDRQKFHKKHKKKKSSHRSSHDSPSSSRSHRSKKSKKSSSKHRSRSRSPSRRHHHSARRKGSNSSYSDSSSP from the exons ATGGAAGACTCTATATACCAAG AAGAAGAAATGAAAAGGCTACATCAAGCTCTGGATTCGGAGAACTCGGAGAACACGTACAGTCACGTGGCGTATAATTATAACGAGGAAGGAAACGATTCGAAAGTGACGTGCGACGATTCTCAAAgcccaaagcaatcggaaggcTCCCAAGAAGAGGATCAAACATTCGTGCCGCCTCCTGAACTGGAGATTCCGGAGGGTATTTCGCTG CCGGAGACACAGAAACTGAATGCGATCATAACGAAAACGGCGTTGTTCATAAGTCGTCAAGGGGGCCAAATGGAGATTTTGATTAAAGCGAAGCAGGCGAACAATCCGCAGTTTTCGTTTCTGTCGATAGACGGACGGCTACACCAGTATTACAGATACATACTGGACGCGATCAAGAGCGGAAAATACAATCCCGAAAAGCAGCCCGAGAAGGAAGAATCCG AACCCGAAGAAGGATCGTCGGATCAGGATGACGAGCCCTATCTTCATCCGAGTCTTGCGCCATCGTTCACCAAAATAGAAGCG GCTCCCAGTATTCCCAGTATACAATACAAACCATCTGCGGATTGTGCTTACTCGATGCTCGTGAATAAAATCACTGGGAAACCGCCGCCTTCCAAGGCACCTCAAGTCCCCGAGCCTCCCGTTCAGCCGGTGGCCACACCCATCGGGTACTATCATCCCGTACCGGGGCAG GTTTACACTCCTTATCCCACGCAGATGCAATACTCTCACGGTCCAGTGGTGTACGGCCCGAACGGACAAATGCAGTCGGCAGGTCAGCTGGTGCCCGTAAACATGCCGTCCTCCGCGAGCGATGCGACCGCAACGCATCCCTCGACCATCGAGGCACCCTCGCCATTGGTGCCCTACGGGTCTACGCCTCAGAAGCAGCTGAGCAGGCCTTCGTTCATCGTGCCACCGGCGGACGTTCAAATAATCATCGACAAGATGGCCAGCTACGTGGCGAAGAACGGCAGGGACTTCGAGGCGATCGTGAAGAACAAGGGCGACCCGAGATTCAACTTCCTCGAGCTCTCGCACCAGTATCACGGCTACTACGCGCACAAGTTGACGATATACGAGGGCGCCATAAACCCAAAGGTACTGACGGAGGAGGAGCTGCTGCAGAAGCAGGAGCCGCTGGAGGAGAAGCAGAAGAAGCTGGAGGAATTGCAGAAGAAGCAGCAGAGGATGGAGGAGGTGCAGAAGCGGGTGAAGATGATACAGGCCAAGAAGAAGTGCGACACGAGGGCGAAGCAAGTAACGACAGGTGCGAAGCAGATCACCACCGTGTCATTTTCCATTAAGAAGCCGAAGGACGGGGAAACAGGAGTGATCGAGAAGCGGAACGCGCTCCCGTTGGAGGAGAGCGACGAGGAGCTGGAGAACGAGAGCAAAGACACTAATTCAAAGCCGAGCTCGCCGCAAAACAGCAACGAGCAGAACTCGTTGGCCGCTGGGGCAGATAAGGATGGATCGAGGGCGGAGAAGAAATCGAAGAACGAGGAGAAGGAGCTGGTGGACCTCACGGACGAGATTCTAGAAGACTGCCAGAAGGAGATCAGGCACAAGCAGGCGGAGGATAGGATCAAGGACAAACTAGTCGCAGCAGCGCGGGATAAATTGGCCGCCACGTCCAGGGAGAGGCAGCTGCAGCtggagaggaagaagaaagcAGCGGCGTTCCTGAGCCAGATACAATCCTCCACGCTGTCGAAATCCAGCGGGACGGGCAGTCAGGGGATGCGGAAGGACGACTCGGACGAAGTGCATTCGGTTCCATCGCCGACGCCCTCGCCGGCTCTCGACGACACGAAACCTTGCGACTGGAGGACCGGCGGCAACTCGTTGATGGACCGATTGAAGAGCGCCGACCTTACTGGTAAGAGATCTAGACCGCGATCGAGAAGTCCCAGCGGCAGTCGAAGCCACATGGATAGGCAAAAGTTTCACAAGAAgcacaaaaagaagaaaagctcTCACAGAAG CAGCCACGACAGCCCGAGCAGCTCCCGATCGCATCGATCCAAGAAGAGCAAGAAATCTTCGTCGAAGCACAGATCTCGGTCACGGTCACCGTCCCGCAGGCATCACCACAGCGCGCGGCGGAAGGGGAGCAACTCCTCCTATTCGGACTCCAGTTCGCCCTGA